In Zingiber officinale cultivar Zhangliang chromosome 6A, Zo_v1.1, whole genome shotgun sequence, a single genomic region encodes these proteins:
- the LOC121995137 gene encoding uncharacterized protein LOC121995137, whose product MYGQEHSGVLMESQGSIPGPQYLTQPSAQYQLQPQPPVQYILQPIAPALTQYPLVLEMVEFDIILGMDWLSAYHATVDCQKRVVTFRPPNQPSWDFTGIRDDGISTISAIQAQKLLSHGCQGFLLSLINTDDSSSPQLSDVPVVREYPDVFPDELPGLPPRRQVEFAIELQLNAVTIRNKYPLPRIEDLFDQLRDTSVYSKIDLRSGYHQLRVRDSDIQKTAFRTRYGHYEFLVMSFGLTNAPAVFMDLMNRIFLEYLDQFVIVFNDDILIYSIPIPEWKWEHITMDFVVGLPRTRRGHDAIWVIVDRLTKSAHFLAIRKTDSLDRLAELYCREIIRLHGVPLSIISDRDPRFTSRFWQSLQQALGTQLRFSTAFHPQTDGQSERTIQTLEDLLRSCVMDFGGSWEDHLPLVEFAYNNSYHSAIQMAPFEALYGRPCRTPILWEEVGEAQLIGPQRAQQDAELVRTIRRRMSEAQDRQKSYADQRRRPLEFSIGDHVFLRVSPTKGVKRFGLRGKLAPRYIGPFQILERIGAVAYRLALPPSLAGIHDVFHVSMLRRYVSDPAHVLSDISVPIQPDVTYEEVPVRILDRRERQLRNKTVRLVKVGWQHHSDEEATWELEDTIRARYPH is encoded by the exons atgtacGGTCAGGAGCATTCCGGTGTTCTGATGGAGTCCCAGGGTTCTATTCCTGGACCTCAGTATCTGACTCAGCCATCGGCGCAGTATCAGTTACAGCCCCAGCCACCAGTTCAGTACATACTGCAGCCCATAGCCCCAGCTCTGACTCAGTATCCA ttagtattggaaatggtcgagttcgatattatccttggcatggattggttgtctgcataccatgccacagttgattgccagaagagggtggttacttttcgacctccgaaccaaccctcttgggatttcactggcatcagagacgatgggatatcgaccatttctgcgatacaggcgcagaaactgctatcacatggatgtcagggatttctattatcgttgattaatactgacgacagcagtagccctcagctctcagacgttccagtggtccgagagtatccagacgtATTTCCGGACGAGCTTCCAGGTTTGCCTcctcgaaggcaagtggagtttgctattgagct gcagctgaatgcagtgactatcagaaataagtaccccttgccacggattgaggatttatttgatcagctcagagatacatcagtgtattctaagattgatctgcggtctggatatcatcagctgagagttagagattctgatattcagaagacagcatttcgcaccagatacggacattacgagtttttggtaatgtcatttgggcttaccaatgctcccgcagtattcatggatctgatgaaccgtatctttctggaatacctagatcagtttgttattgtgtttaacgatgatatattgatctattcg atccctattcccgagtggaagtgggagcacattactatggacttcgtggttggtttgcctaggactcgacgaggccatgatgcgatttgggtaatcgttgatcgattaaccaaatccgcacactttttagcgatccggaagactgattctctggatcgattagcagagttatactgtcgtgagattattagattacatggtgttcctttgagcatcatatcagatagagacccacggttcacgtcccgattctggcagagtctgcagcaggccttgggcacacagcttcgtttcagtacggcattccatccgcagacagatgggcagtcagagcggactattcagacattggaggacttgctgagatcttgtgtcatggacttcggaggcagttgggaggaccacctgccattagtggagttcgcctacaacaacagctatcattcggctatccagatggcaccgtttgaggcgttgtatggtaggccttgtcggacacccatcctctgggaagaggttggggaggcccagctgataggacctcagagagctcagcaggatgcagagttagttcgcactattagacggaggatgtcagaggcccaggaccgtcagaagagttatgctgatcagagacggagacccctggagttctccattggtgatcacgtatttcttagagtttcacccacgaaaggggtgaagagatttggtctccgaggtaagctagctccccgatatattggaccattccagatcttggagaggatcggagcagtagcttaccgtctggcgctaccaccatctctagctggcattcatgatgtattccatgtatctatgctgaggagatacgtatccgatccggcacatgttctgtcagatatatctgttcctattcagcctgatgttacttacgaggaggtcccggtacggattctggaccgtagagagcgtcagctgcggaacaagactgtccgactggttaaagtcggatggcagcatcattctgacgaggaggctacgtgggagctggaggatacgatccgagctcgatacccccat